The following is a genomic window from bacterium.
TATTATCCCAGAGTATACCCAAATAAATTGAGTTTGCAAATATTTTGCTCTAAAAAGGGAGCAAGGATTCGAGGAGTCAAGGATTCAAGGGAGGTAAAAAATAAGGTGTTCACTCGACCCCCTGGATTCCTTGCCCCCTTGAATCCTTTCAAGAAAGTTTTTGCAAACCTGTTTTCTTTGAGTATAGCATCAGGAATACAAATATCTACAGAATTAACTGTTCCACCGGAGGATTAGGGATTGGAGATTAGAGATTGGTAAAGACCCCTTTTGGTCTGTGCTCAGGTAATCGTTCACCAGAGAGATTTTTTTATCACACAAGCACGGAAGTTTGGGAACACGGAATTTTTTATATCTTTTTCGTGTTTTGGTCATTGGAATTTATTTGTAATTTGGAATTTGTGATTTGGAATTTTGCAATGGACTCCGCTCTCCAGTATGACCATATTTGTCCAGTAAAACTTGTGGAACAGGTTAAAAAATTAAAGAGATGGAATGAATTTGTCGATATTAATGGTAGCAATACTATTATGATTCCTATAACTATTTCACCAATGAAAGAAGAAGACATCAATCAAGTGTTAGAGATAGAAAATCTATCATTCCTTAACCCCTGGAGCCAAAGATTGTATCTGTCGGAAGTCAGGGAAAGAGATGACTCTTACTTTATAGTGGCTAAACTTGACCAGAGAATAATTGGCTATGGCGGATTCTGGCTGGTAGTAGATGAGGCGCATCTGGTGAATATAGCCATCCATCCTGATTTCCGAAGGCAGGGTATCGGAACACAAATAATGAAATATCTGCTTAATTTAGCTCGACAATTAGGGGCTAAAAGAGCAACATTAGAAGTCCGAGCATCTAACACAGCGGCTCTTGAATTTTATGCTAAATTTGGATTCATTGCCGTTGCTTTACGCAAAGAGTATTATGCAGATACCAAAGAAGA
Proteins encoded in this region:
- the rimI gene encoding ribosomal protein S18-alanine N-acetyltransferase, producing MEQVKKLKRWNEFVDINGSNTIMIPITISPMKEEDINQVLEIENLSFLNPWSQRLYLSEVRERDDSYFIVAKLDQRIIGYGGFWLVVDEAHLVNIAIHPDFRRQGIGTQIMKYLLNLARQLGAKRATLEVRASNTAALEFYAKFGFIAVALRKEYYADTKEDAVIMWQNELWSLELNA